One segment of Agrococcus sp. ProA11 DNA contains the following:
- a CDS encoding DUF3107 domain-containing protein, which yields MDIRIGIKDSAREIAFDSAQAAKEVEDAVLAALGSGHLVLDDAKGRRYIVPSAGIAYVEIGSESTRQIGFVA from the coding sequence ATGGACATCCGCATCGGCATCAAGGACTCTGCGCGTGAGATCGCGTTCGACTCGGCACAGGCCGCCAAGGAGGTCGAGGACGCCGTGCTCGCAGCGCTCGGGTCGGGTCACCTCGTGCTCGACGACGCGAAGGGCCGCCGCTACATCGTGCCCAGCGCCGGCATCGCCTACGTCGAGATCGGCAGCGAGTCGACCCGCCAGATCGGCTTCGTCGCCTGA